Genomic segment of Acinetobacter larvae:
ACGGCAAATCCTTGAGCATGGGACTCCTCCCCATTTAAGCACGCACTAGGTCAGTTTTTTGACGTCCTAGGCAGGTTGCAATTGCTCTTTCATTTTTATCTCGATCAACCGACGTCGGCATGACAAACTATTTATTTCAAGAGCAAAACTGGCAAACGCAACTCAGTCAATTGGTCACCGACCCGTATCAATTACTTGAATTACTGCAACTCTCTCCTTCCTCACTCAACTCAACAGCATTATTGGCGGCACAGCAGTTTAAATTGCGTGTACCACGTGCTTTTGTTGAAAAAATGCAAATAGCAAACCCCTTGGATCCTTTGTTATTACAGGTCTTACCGCATCATTTAGAAATGCAGGAACACCCTGATTTCGTCAGTGATCCTTTGGGAGAAGAAGCCGCCAATCAACTGCCAGGTGTACTTCATAAATATCGTTCACGCTTTTTACTGACCCTAACCGGTGCCTGTGCGGTACACTGTCGTTACTGTTTTCGACGACATTTTCCCTACCAAGAAAATCTCCCAAAACAAGATGATTGGCCTGATATACGCGATTATCTCTTGGCACACCCAGAGATTAATGAAGTGATTTTAAGTGGCGGTGACCCCTTAACATTATCTGACCGTAAACTCGGTCTATGGATTGATCGCCTAGACAGCTTAAAACAAATTAAAGTATTACGTATTCATTCACGCGTTCCGGTGGTTATTCCCAACCGTATAGATGAACATTTTTGCGCCTTATTAAAAAATCGTGGGCTAAAAATTATTCTAGTGATACACTCCAATCATGCTGCAGAACTTGATGATTATACCTGTCAGCAATTACAACGTTTAACTGCACAAGGCATTTGGATATTCAATCAAGCGGTATTACTCAAAGGGATTAATGACAATGCCAATATTCTCGCTGAACTCAGTCAACGCTTAATGGCAGCCAATGTGATCCCATACTATTTACATGTCTTGGATAAAGTAAAAGGTGCACAACACTTCGATACCGATCCGCAGCATGTAGAAAATATTTATAGTGAGCTACTCAGCTTATTACCAGGTTACTTGGTACCAAAATTGGTCAGAGAAATTGCTGGTGAACCCAATAAAACACCATTATATGGTGCCAGTCCTTAGGCTTTATAAAATGAATTAGGTCGCAGTGATGATCAACCGCAATTGTTTGTATCGATCAAACAAACCGCAACGTAGCCATTTAAGTTTTGCTGCAAGTAATGTTGATGCACTTAGTCAATGGACTGCACGTTTACCCTATATGCAATTGGGTGATAGCGCAGAAATGATCGTGCTGGCTATTTATGAAATTTCAGCATTACGTTGTAGCGAAACACTACGCTTCGACTTAATTCAAGTTCTGCATCCTGCCATTGAAAATATATTAAAAGTTTTAGAACAAGAAATATTTCAACAACGCATTTATCAAGCTGAGCGCCGCGAACAGATTATCGAATTGCTGAGCCATATTCGAATTAACCTCAGTTATGTTTATATTGATATCGTCTATCGTTGCGAACAATATTTACAAAAACATGGCAAAATGTTTTTCCAGTGGCAGCAACGTAAAAATCATAAAACAGCAAGGGTGTTATCTTGTTATTATGCTTTACAACAGCTCAGCGCCTTACAACTTCAACAACAAATGCTTTATATGAGTCCATTACATCATCAATGGCTCGCGGCACACCAATTATATAAAGTTGCTGTAAAAAATAATGAGCATTTAATCAATACCAATCAAATTCAAGGCAGTAAATCATCCTTAAACTCAGTACAAGATTGTTATTTGCATCTATTGTTACTAAATATAATCAATACATCGCATATTCGCCCTAATGAAATGCGCGTTTTATATCATTGTAGTCAAGAGTGGATACACTATTTGAAGCTCAGCCATCATCATAATAACTTGAGTCGTTATGGGATTAATTTACACACAGATCAAGCCGTACAATTTCTCGCCAAGAGCAATGAGTATTTTAAACCCGATCTATATCTAAGCACCCAACTATTGCTAGAACATATTAATGACACCATCCACGATAAACCACAACAACTGACGGAAGTCGAAAGACAATATTTAAGTTCGACACTAAAACTACATATACAACATGTGCTAGGTACACAAATTCAACGTCAACATGAACGTTTCTATCATCCGATACAGCTGGATATCTGCTTTAATCTCTATAGTGCCCATTATCATTTATCTAAAAATCAGGTATTTGGCGATACTCTGGCAATGCCCTATCAACACATTATGCAGCAATACCCAAAAACACATCCTGTTTTGGCAAAATTGCCTCGCGCCTATCATAATCTGCCACTCGAAGACAAACAAATTTACAGCGCTCAAGCGCTTGATTTTAGTGAAAAAGGCTATAGATTACACTGGGCTCAACCTCGACCAAGCACCCTTGCCAGTGGTGAAATGGTTCTTACCCGTCAACAGACTCAACATCGTTGGAAAGTCGGTATTATTCGTTGGATTAAACAATCCTTACAAGAGAGTTATACCTTTGGTATTCAAATTATTGCCGAAAGCGTTTATCCAGCAATTTTAGAAATTAGTACAGAAGAAATTGAACATTGTTACTTGCCTTGTTTAATTTTATTAGATCAACAATATAGTTATTCTAAGATCACTTTATTGTTGGCGAATATGCCGGTTCTACAACAAGCCACGCATTATTATTTAATTGCAGCAGAATTACGTTTGACCATTCATAAGGTTTTTAATCTAACCATTACCAGCAGCATCGTACAACTAGATATTACCCTATCG
This window contains:
- the epmB gene encoding EF-P beta-lysylation protein EpmB; the encoded protein is MTNYLFQEQNWQTQLSQLVTDPYQLLELLQLSPSSLNSTALLAAQQFKLRVPRAFVEKMQIANPLDPLLLQVLPHHLEMQEHPDFVSDPLGEEAANQLPGVLHKYRSRFLLTLTGACAVHCRYCFRRHFPYQENLPKQDDWPDIRDYLLAHPEINEVILSGGDPLTLSDRKLGLWIDRLDSLKQIKVLRIHSRVPVVIPNRIDEHFCALLKNRGLKIILVIHSNHAAELDDYTCQQLQRLTAQGIWIFNQAVLLKGINDNANILAELSQRLMAANVIPYYLHVLDKVKGAQHFDTDPQHVENIYSELLSLLPGYLVPKLVREIAGEPNKTPLYGASP